In Actinobacillus indolicus, a single genomic region encodes these proteins:
- a CDS encoding PHP domain-containing protein, whose product MKYDLHSHSTASDGILTPTELVQRAVEQGVTMLALTDHDTVSGIAEAKAFAQTQPIQFISGVEISILWEGKSIHLAALNINENHPAMIELLEKQRLLRQQRAELIGEKLAKAGIADAYQGAKALASGEVTRAHYARFLVAQGYVRDDEHAFKRYLGMGKPAYVKPVWCSLEEAIQVTHKAGGVICVAHPLRYKLTARWIRRLIEAFKEAGGDGIEVAGSAQTPDQRQLLTRWAKEFDLYASVGSDFHYPTGWVELGKNLDLPSECKPIWQLF is encoded by the coding sequence ATGAAATACGATTTACATAGTCACAGTACCGCATCAGACGGTATTTTGACACCAACAGAATTAGTTCAACGAGCTGTCGAACAAGGTGTCACGATGTTGGCATTGACCGATCATGATACGGTATCAGGCATTGCAGAAGCGAAAGCCTTTGCACAAACTCAACCGATTCAGTTTATCAGCGGTGTTGAAATTTCGATTTTATGGGAAGGTAAAAGTATTCATTTAGCTGCATTGAACATAAATGAAAACCACCCTGCAATGATAGAACTGTTAGAAAAACAGCGTTTATTACGTCAGCAACGAGCAGAGCTCATTGGCGAAAAATTAGCAAAGGCTGGTATTGCTGATGCTTACCAAGGGGCAAAGGCTCTAGCAAGCGGTGAAGTTACCCGAGCGCATTACGCCCGTTTTCTCGTGGCACAAGGTTATGTACGAGACGATGAACACGCCTTTAAACGCTATTTAGGCATGGGAAAACCTGCCTATGTTAAACCGGTTTGGTGCAGTTTAGAAGAAGCTATTCAAGTGACACATAAAGCGGGCGGGGTGATTTGTGTGGCACATCCACTACGCTATAAATTAACGGCTAGATGGATTCGACGTTTGATTGAAGCCTTTAAAGAAGCAGGTGGAGATGGTATTGAAGTCGCAGGAAGTGCGCAAACGCCAGACCAACGCCAACTTTTAACACGATGGGCAAAAGAGTTCGATCTTTATGCATCTGTCGGCTCAGACTTCCATTATCCAACAGGCTGGGTAGAGCTAGGCAAAAATTTAGACTTACCTTCAGAATGTAAACCGATTTGGCAGTTATTTTAG
- a CDS encoding DNA glycosylase, translating to MQQIEKHPFPAILPSHATVMMMGTFPPTPEKRCMEFHYPNFQNDMWRIFGAIFFDDIDHFRIGDEKRFDPERIETFLRDKGIALCSTAETAIREQGNASDKFLKIVEPVNLHAVLQQVPHCRWLFTTGGKATETLLGLLPEKIKEPKTNSFVAFPYQADRELFLYRLPSTSRAYPLSLAKKIEAYRTFFIQSGVLGS from the coding sequence ATGCAACAAATAGAAAAACATCCATTTCCAGCCATTTTACCTTCTCATGCAACAGTCATGATGATGGGTACGTTCCCCCCAACACCTGAAAAACGGTGCATGGAGTTTCATTATCCGAATTTCCAAAATGATATGTGGCGAATTTTTGGGGCAATCTTTTTTGATGATATAGATCATTTCCGTATTGGAGATGAAAAACGCTTTGACCCAGAACGTATCGAAACTTTTTTGAGAGACAAAGGCATTGCCTTATGTTCAACGGCAGAAACCGCAATTCGTGAACAAGGAAATGCGTCAGATAAATTCTTAAAAATTGTTGAACCTGTGAATTTACATGCGGTACTTCAACAAGTTCCCCATTGTCGTTGGCTTTTCACCACAGGTGGAAAGGCAACGGAAACATTATTAGGATTACTACCTGAAAAAATCAAAGAACCTAAAACCAATTCTTTTGTGGCATTTCCTTATCAAGCCGATAGAGAACTCTTTTTATATCGATTGCCGTCCACATCTCGTGCTTATCCTTTAAGTTTGGCAAAGAAAATAGAAGCTTATCGAACCTTTTTTATCCAGTCTGGTGTGTTAGGGAGCTAA
- a CDS encoding SAM hydrolase/SAM-dependent halogenase family protein, which yields MNKTWLAIALATFSVSSFATTETKSSLQAVTSAQKSANALVLQTDFSLKDGAVSAMQGVAFGVDRNLKMFDLTHEIPPYNIWEAAYRLYQTATYWPEGTVFVSVVDPGVGTDRKSVVLKTKTGHYFVTPDNGTLTLVAEFLGIEALREIDETKNRLEGSEKSYTFHGRDVYAYTGAKLASGKISFEEVGAELPAKVTEIDYQRPTLEEGVLKGNIPVLDVQYGNIWTNISSELLEKSGIQKDGKVCVEIKENLGSEVKVHYSGTMPYKSSFGDVEEGRPLMYLNSLLNVSFALNMDSFANKYKVKSGAEWSVSLKACDK from the coding sequence ATGAATAAAACTTGGTTAGCAATCGCTCTTGCCACATTTTCTGTTTCCTCTTTTGCCACAACAGAAACAAAATCTTCTCTGCAAGCGGTAACTTCTGCACAAAAATCTGCAAATGCCCTTGTTCTCCAAACCGATTTTAGCTTAAAAGACGGTGCAGTCTCTGCAATGCAAGGGGTTGCGTTTGGCGTTGACCGCAATCTTAAAATGTTCGATTTAACCCATGAAATTCCCCCTTATAATATTTGGGAAGCGGCGTATCGTTTATATCAAACTGCAACCTATTGGCCTGAAGGCACGGTATTTGTTAGTGTGGTAGATCCTGGTGTTGGGACCGATCGTAAGTCCGTCGTTTTAAAAACGAAAACAGGGCATTATTTTGTTACCCCTGATAATGGCACATTAACATTGGTTGCAGAATTTTTAGGCATTGAAGCATTACGTGAAATTGATGAAACCAAAAACCGTTTAGAAGGTTCTGAAAAATCCTACACCTTCCACGGTCGTGATGTTTATGCTTATACAGGGGCAAAATTAGCATCAGGAAAAATCAGCTTTGAAGAAGTCGGTGCTGAATTACCAGCTAAGGTGACAGAAATTGACTATCAGCGTCCAACTCTTGAAGAAGGCGTGTTAAAAGGAAATATCCCTGTACTTGATGTTCAATATGGCAATATCTGGACGAACATCAGCAGTGAACTACTTGAAAAATCAGGTATTCAAAAAGACGGTAAAGTCTGTGTTGAAATCAAAGAAAATTTAGGTAGCGAAGTCAAAGTGCACTATTCAGGCACTATGCCGTATAAGAGCAGTTTTGGTGATGTCGAAGAAGGCAGACCATTAATGTATCTCAATAGTTTATTAAATGTCTCTTTTGCATTAAACATGGATAGCTTTGCAAATAAATACAAAGTGAAATCGGGTGCAGAGTGGTCGGTGTCATTAAAAGCTTGCGATAAATAA
- the sbcB gene encoding exodeoxyribonuclease I: protein MNQPTFFIYDYESFGIDPASDRPAQFAGIRTDSDFNIIGEPVMFYCKQTHDYLPSPEAVMVTGITPQLCNQQGISEPEFSARIHAEFSEPNTCVMGYNNIRYDDEMTRYTFFRNFFDPYEYSWKNGNSRWDLLDVVRACYALRPEGIEWAYDDDGMPSFKLENLTKANGIAHENAHDAMSDVYATIAMAKLIKQKQPKLFDFFLQHRHKKALEEMIDVGEMTPLVHVSGMLGNYRGNTAWVVPLAWHPTNKNAVIVCDLSGNVSTLLNESAQTLRERLYTKKADLEAEGLSSIPLKLVHINKCPILAPAKTLLPENATRLGIDRQACLDNLKVLKSQKSAVREKATEIFMEEREYATSPNIETTLYSGFFDNADKNNMAILRGLKPEELAHHGLKFKDERVEPLLFHYRARHFPATLTRAEQVRWQKYCYQQIESKAEQFEQAIQTLSALYHDDTEKIALLAELTEYATQLMQPQAISSTQSESGEHLVSALNQLADQGLSKSDKLKAIGALLNKK from the coding sequence ATGAATCAACCGACCTTTTTTATTTATGACTACGAAAGTTTTGGTATTGATCCCGCATCGGATCGCCCTGCTCAGTTTGCAGGTATCAGGACGGATAGTGATTTTAATATCATTGGCGAACCTGTGATGTTTTATTGTAAACAGACACATGATTATTTGCCTTCTCCTGAAGCGGTGATGGTGACAGGGATTACACCGCAACTGTGTAACCAACAAGGGATATCTGAACCTGAGTTTTCCGCGCGTATCCATGCAGAATTTAGTGAGCCTAATACCTGTGTTATGGGGTATAACAATATTCGTTATGATGATGAAATGACGCGCTATACCTTTTTCCGTAACTTTTTTGATCCCTATGAATACAGTTGGAAAAATGGAAATTCTCGTTGGGATTTACTTGATGTTGTGCGTGCCTGTTATGCCTTACGTCCTGAAGGTATTGAATGGGCTTATGACGATGACGGTATGCCGAGTTTTAAATTAGAAAATTTAACAAAGGCAAATGGCATTGCCCATGAAAATGCCCACGATGCGATGTCTGATGTTTACGCGACTATCGCTATGGCAAAACTCATAAAACAAAAGCAACCTAAATTGTTTGATTTTTTCTTACAACATCGTCATAAAAAAGCATTAGAAGAGATGATTGATGTGGGGGAAATGACCCCCTTAGTTCATGTTTCGGGTATGCTTGGCAATTACCGTGGAAATACCGCTTGGGTTGTTCCATTAGCATGGCATCCAACCAATAAAAATGCTGTGATTGTGTGTGACTTATCAGGGAATGTTTCCACTTTACTCAACGAATCGGCACAAACGCTACGAGAACGTCTTTATACGAAGAAAGCGGATTTAGAAGCTGAAGGGCTTTCGTCTATCCCATTAAAATTAGTGCATATCAATAAATGCCCAATTTTAGCCCCAGCTAAAACCTTGCTTCCTGAAAATGCAACCCGCTTAGGCATAGATCGTCAAGCCTGTTTGGATAATCTGAAAGTATTAAAATCGCAAAAAAGTGCGGTACGTGAAAAAGCCACCGAGATTTTTATGGAAGAACGGGAGTATGCAACGTCCCCAAATATTGAAACCACGCTGTATAGTGGATTTTTCGATAATGCTGATAAAAATAACATGGCGATTTTACGTGGGTTAAAACCAGAAGAACTTGCACATCACGGGCTAAAATTCAAAGATGAGCGAGTAGAGCCATTATTATTCCACTATCGTGCAAGACATTTCCCTGCGACTTTAACCCGAGCCGAACAAGTACGCTGGCAAAAATATTGCTATCAACAGATTGAATCAAAAGCAGAGCAATTTGAGCAAGCAATTCAAACGCTTTCGGCGTTATATCATGATGATACCGAAAAAATAGCATTGTTAGCGGAACTTACAGAATATGCAACTCAACTGATGCAACCGCAGGCGATTTCATCTACGCAAAGTGAAAGTGGTGAGCATCTGGTTTCTGCGTTAAATCAGCTTGCAGACCAAGGATTAAGTAAAAGCGACAAACTCAAAGCCATAGGGGCATTACTTAATAAAAAATAA
- a CDS encoding ABC transporter permease has protein sequence MTGFYTLAVKETKRVLRIWRQTLVPPIITTTLYFLIFGKLIGHRIGDMGGVSYMQFIAPGLIMMSAITASYTNTASSFFLSKFVRNIEELLVSPLSTHTIIWGYVAGSVMRGVMVGILVTAVTLCFVSYEIYSWGIIILTMLMTTIAFALGGLINAVFAKTFDDIGIIPTFVLTPLTYLGGVFYSISLLPEFWQKISQFNPIVYMISGFRYGFLGISDVSIYYTFAVLILFIVILYVWAYSLVERGVGLRS, from the coding sequence ATGACAGGATTTTATACGCTTGCCGTTAAGGAAACCAAAAGAGTATTACGCATTTGGCGACAAACTTTAGTACCGCCGATCATTACAACGACACTCTACTTTTTGATTTTCGGTAAATTAATCGGGCATCGCATTGGGGATATGGGCGGGGTCAGCTATATGCAATTTATTGCCCCTGGCTTAATTATGATGTCGGCGATTACGGCATCTTATACCAATACTGCATCGTCTTTCTTTTTAAGTAAATTTGTGCGTAACATTGAAGAGTTACTTGTATCTCCGCTATCTACTCATACCATTATTTGGGGATATGTCGCAGGCAGTGTTATGCGTGGTGTTATGGTTGGTATCCTTGTGACAGCGGTGACATTATGCTTTGTTTCTTACGAAATATATTCTTGGGGCATCATTATTCTTACGATGTTGATGACAACCATTGCCTTTGCATTAGGTGGATTGATTAATGCCGTATTTGCGAAGACTTTTGATGATATAGGCATTATTCCTACCTTTGTATTAACGCCATTGACTTATCTTGGCGGGGTATTTTATTCAATCAGCTTACTCCCTGAGTTTTGGCAGAAGATTTCCCAATTTAACCCGATCGTATATATGATCAGCGGTTTTCGCTATGGTTTCTTAGGCATTAGTGATGTGTCGATCTACTACACTTTTGCGGTGTTAATACTTTTTATTGTGATTTTATATGTTTGGGCATATTCATTGGTTGAGCGTGGTGTGGGATTGAGATCTTAA
- a CDS encoding ABC transporter ATP-binding protein: MYALEIKNLIKQYPTGVQAVKGIDLCVEQGDFYALLGHNGAGKSTTIGIISSLVNKTSGSVKVFGYDLDTQKIQLKQQLGLVPQEFNFNQFEKVIDVLVNQAGFYGVKRDQALQQAEIWLKKLDLWEKRDHFTRELSGGMKRRVMIARALMHNPKLLILDEPTAGVDIELRRSLWDFLRELNQQGTTIILTTHYLEEAETLCRNIGIIQQGQIIENTSMKALLAKLETEIFLLDLSENRPLVIDDYPFKWVDETTIEVEVKRQQGLNKLFQQLSIQNIEVLSMRNKSNRLEELFMRLK; this comes from the coding sequence ATGTACGCACTCGAAATAAAAAATTTGATTAAACAATATCCGACGGGTGTTCAAGCGGTCAAAGGCATTGATCTTTGCGTAGAGCAAGGGGATTTTTATGCACTGCTTGGACATAACGGGGCAGGGAAGTCAACGACGATTGGGATTATTAGCTCGCTCGTGAATAAGACGAGTGGATCGGTAAAAGTATTTGGCTACGATTTAGATACCCAAAAGATTCAATTAAAACAACAACTTGGCTTAGTTCCCCAAGAGTTCAATTTTAACCAGTTTGAGAAAGTCATTGATGTGTTAGTCAATCAAGCAGGTTTTTACGGGGTAAAACGTGATCAAGCGTTACAACAAGCGGAAATTTGGTTAAAAAAATTAGACTTGTGGGAAAAACGCGATCATTTTACTCGTGAATTATCAGGCGGTATGAAACGTCGAGTAATGATTGCCCGAGCGTTAATGCACAACCCTAAACTGCTCATTTTAGATGAACCGACAGCAGGGGTAGATATTGAACTTCGCCGTAGTTTATGGGATTTTTTACGAGAGCTTAACCAGCAAGGTACAACCATTATTTTGACTACGCACTATTTAGAAGAAGCGGAAACTTTGTGCCGTAATATTGGGATTATTCAGCAGGGGCAGATCATTGAAAATACCTCAATGAAAGCGTTACTGGCAAAACTTGAAACGGAAATCTTTTTGCTAGATTTAAGTGAAAACCGACCGCTTGTGATAGATGACTATCCGTTTAAATGGGTAGACGAAACGACGATTGAAGTCGAAGTAAAACGCCAACAAGGTTTGAATAAGTTATTCCAACAGCTTAGTATACAGAATATCGAAGTGTTAAGTATGCGTAATAAATCCAACCGCTTGGAAGAACTCTTTATGAGATTAAAATAG
- the dnaX gene encoding DNA polymerase III subunit gamma/tau, which yields MSYQVLARKWRPQRFSEVVGQQHVLSALENGLREGRLHHAYLFSGTRGVGKTSIARLFAKGLNCETGISADPCGQCANCKAIEEGRFIDLIEIDAASRTKVEDTRELLDNVQYKPTVGRFKVYLIDEVHMLSRHSFNALLKTLEEPPEYVKFLLATTDPQKLPITILSRCMQFHLRALEQSQIQQHLEFILTQEQIPYELSALAKLAKAAQGSIRDALSLTDQAIAVSNANITLPMVSQMLGLIDDHQPLELVQALANADGEKAMAVIQSVAEKGVDWQQLLSDTAETLHQIAMLQLLKHAHQEETPLHFLAKQISPEDVQFFYQVMLTGKKELPFAPEQRSGVEMAILRALAFHPKNMATTTAVVTATPTKPVAPVQSPNSIGQLRERLAQQQNSAQTATTQAVNTEQHFAKNLAQPTASPTETNTESISPALKAMQARQQLKAKQEQQDEKKKSDLTPIQPPKVVKKNVQQGFENLLATQEQKAQLQTQARPTPKIEAKKVSDEDYRWTWLNPELENQEDAPKPSEIKQAILQDKTPELVKKTIELGCERDEWSRLVQSLKLGGVTRQLVLNSYLAEKQDNHLKLVLKPSMAHFNNNEVRQGLTIAFEQIGLTYEMQLGESSEHQTPLELRRTIFENLTLEAKKALQADEKLKLLQQAFDAQMDEATIRAVAE from the coding sequence ATGTCCTATCAAGTTCTAGCACGCAAATGGCGACCACAGCGATTTAGCGAAGTGGTCGGGCAACAACACGTTTTATCCGCTCTCGAAAATGGTTTGCGAGAAGGGCGGTTACATCACGCTTATCTTTTTTCAGGAACGCGTGGCGTAGGGAAAACCTCGATTGCTCGTCTATTTGCAAAAGGCTTGAACTGTGAAACGGGGATCAGTGCCGACCCTTGCGGTCAATGTGCGAACTGTAAAGCGATTGAAGAAGGGCGATTTATCGATCTGATTGAGATTGACGCGGCTTCACGCACGAAGGTCGAAGATACCCGTGAATTGCTCGATAATGTGCAATACAAACCAACCGTTGGGCGTTTTAAGGTTTATCTGATTGACGAAGTGCATATGCTCTCTCGTCATAGCTTCAATGCGTTGCTCAAAACCCTTGAAGAACCGCCGGAATATGTCAAATTCTTGCTTGCAACCACCGATCCGCAAAAACTGCCGATCACCATTCTTTCCCGTTGTATGCAGTTCCATTTGCGAGCCTTGGAGCAGTCACAAATTCAGCAACACCTTGAATTTATCTTAACTCAAGAGCAAATTCCCTATGAATTGTCAGCGCTTGCCAAACTCGCAAAAGCGGCACAAGGCAGTATTCGTGATGCCTTGAGCTTAACCGATCAGGCAATTGCCGTCAGCAATGCGAATATCACCTTACCGATGGTAAGCCAAATGCTCGGCTTAATTGACGATCATCAGCCGTTAGAATTGGTACAAGCCCTTGCGAATGCAGACGGTGAAAAAGCAATGGCAGTCATTCAGTCCGTGGCGGAAAAAGGTGTCGATTGGCAACAACTGTTAAGCGATACCGCAGAAACCTTGCATCAAATTGCAATGTTGCAGTTGTTAAAACACGCACATCAAGAAGAAACCCCACTGCATTTTCTAGCAAAACAGATCTCGCCGGAAGATGTACAGTTTTTCTATCAAGTAATGCTGACAGGCAAAAAAGAGTTGCCTTTTGCCCCAGAGCAACGTTCGGGCGTGGAAATGGCTATCTTAAGAGCTTTGGCTTTCCACCCTAAAAATATGGCAACCACGACAGCCGTTGTCACAGCAACGCCGACAAAGCCGGTTGCACCTGTGCAATCGCCAAATAGCATTGGTCAGTTAAGAGAACGTTTAGCTCAACAGCAAAATTCAGCTCAAACTGCGACAACACAAGCGGTCAATACTGAACAACATTTTGCAAAAAATCTCGCTCAACCAACCGCTTCCCCCACTGAAACGAATACAGAAAGCATATCGCCTGCCTTAAAAGCAATGCAGGCTCGTCAGCAATTAAAAGCGAAACAAGAGCAACAAGACGAAAAAAAAAAGTCTGATTTAACCCCCATTCAACCGCCTAAGGTTGTGAAGAAAAATGTTCAGCAAGGTTTTGAGAATTTACTTGCAACCCAAGAGCAGAAGGCACAACTGCAAACTCAAGCTCGTCCGACACCAAAGATTGAAGCAAAGAAGGTCAGTGATGAAGATTACCGTTGGACGTGGCTTAATCCTGAACTCGAAAATCAAGAAGATGCCCCAAAACCATCCGAAATCAAACAAGCGATTTTGCAGGATAAAACACCTGAACTCGTCAAGAAAACCATTGAATTAGGTTGTGAGAGAGATGAATGGAGTCGTCTTGTTCAATCATTAAAACTCGGAGGGGTAACTCGCCAGTTAGTTTTAAATAGCTATTTGGCTGAGAAACAAGATAATCATCTTAAATTAGTATTAAAACCTTCAATGGCACATTTTAATAATAATGAAGTTAGACAGGGTTTAACCATAGCATTTGAACAAATCGGCTTAACTTATGAAATGCAATTAGGGGAGAGTAGCGAACATCAAACCCCCTTAGAGCTTCGCCGAACCATTTTTGAAAACCTAACACTAGAAGCCAAAAAAGCCTTACAAGCAGACGAAAAATTAAAATTATTACAACAAGCCTTTGATGCTCAAATGGACGAAGCAACTATTCGGGCAGTGGCGGAGTAG
- the apt gene encoding adenine phosphoribosyltransferase — protein sequence MSQQLELIKSSIKSIPDYPKAGIIFRDITSLLEVPAAFQASVDAIVAEFKDKGITKIVGTESRGFIFGAPVALALGVPFVLVRKPKKLPRAVISQSYALEYGEDTLEIHTDSVQAGDNVLVIDDLLATGGTVEATVQLIRRLGGKVENAAFVIWLPDLGGKERLEKIGVNSYTLVSFEGH from the coding sequence ATGAGCCAACAACTTGAGTTAATCAAATCTTCAATTAAATCTATTCCTGACTATCCAAAAGCAGGCATTATCTTCCGTGATATTACCTCTTTATTAGAAGTACCAGCTGCATTCCAAGCTTCTGTTGATGCGATTGTGGCTGAGTTTAAAGATAAAGGAATCACCAAAATTGTGGGAACCGAATCTCGTGGGTTTATCTTTGGTGCACCAGTGGCATTAGCTTTAGGTGTGCCTTTCGTGCTTGTGCGTAAACCGAAAAAATTACCACGTGCGGTAATTTCTCAATCTTACGCCCTTGAGTACGGCGAAGACACCTTAGAGATCCATACGGACTCTGTTCAAGCTGGGGATAATGTACTTGTTATTGATGATTTACTTGCAACCGGCGGTACTGTCGAAGCAACGGTGCAACTGATTCGCCGTTTAGGTGGTAAAGTTGAAAATGCTGCCTTTGTGATTTGGTTGCCTGATCTTGGTGGTAAAGAACGTTTAGAGAAAATCGGTGTCAATTCTTATACCTTAGTGAGTTTTGAAGGTCACTAA
- a CDS encoding 3-phenylpropionate MFS transporter, translated as MIKFTPFQWSSFNFFGFYCAYGVLLPFLPVWLNHHGYDSGMIGLLIASGYLFRFLGAMTFSKRISHPNQLLSLARWLTWLAIATLLLVAFGVQTIWILFPAIALFHIFNGGAMPIADTIASTWQQQVGIDYGRTRLFGSIAFVVGSVSTGYLVGWLGESAIIGILIGWLVFLGTGLTLKPTQAFVQTEEKAQSDLSYLQLMKVPTTFKMLIAISLIQSSHAAYYAYSTIYWASAGISTQSASLLWGLAVISEILFFFFANRLFKTWKISHLMILSAVGSMVRWVLLASTTNIAILMAMQMFHSISYGAGHYAMIRYLSTQPTEQMAKLQALYFSFASCIFMALFTFIAGLVYQVSPTGSFWLMVLFALPAVFIVPKRFNVKL; from the coding sequence ATGATAAAATTTACCCCTTTTCAATGGTCGTCGTTTAACTTCTTCGGCTTTTACTGTGCCTATGGCGTGCTGTTGCCGTTTCTGCCTGTTTGGTTGAACCATCACGGCTACGATTCGGGAATGATTGGCTTATTAATCGCTTCAGGTTATCTGTTTCGTTTTTTAGGGGCAATGACCTTTTCTAAACGCATTAGCCACCCCAACCAGTTACTTTCTCTTGCCCGTTGGCTGACGTGGCTCGCCATTGCCACCCTGTTGTTAGTTGCCTTTGGGGTTCAAACTATCTGGATTTTATTTCCAGCAATCGCACTGTTCCATATCTTCAACGGCGGTGCAATGCCGATTGCCGATACCATTGCTTCCACTTGGCAACAACAAGTCGGGATTGATTATGGCAGAACACGTTTATTCGGCTCGATTGCCTTTGTGGTCGGCTCAGTTAGTACAGGCTATTTAGTCGGCTGGCTAGGAGAAAGTGCGATTATCGGCATTTTGATCGGCTGGCTAGTCTTTTTAGGCACTGGCTTAACGCTCAAACCAACCCAAGCCTTTGTACAAACGGAAGAAAAAGCCCAATCAGATTTAAGCTATCTGCAATTAATGAAAGTGCCAACCACATTCAAAATGTTGATTGCTATTTCCTTAATTCAATCTTCTCACGCCGCTTATTATGCGTATAGTACGATTTATTGGGCATCAGCAGGTATTTCGACCCAAAGTGCAAGTTTATTATGGGGCTTGGCGGTTATCTCGGAAATTCTGTTTTTCTTCTTTGCCAACCGTTTATTTAAAACGTGGAAAATTAGCCATTTAATGATCTTATCTGCTGTTGGCTCAATGGTGCGTTGGGTCTTACTGGCTTCGACCACAAATATCGCTATTTTAATGGCAATGCAGATGTTCCATTCTATCTCTTATGGGGCAGGGCATTATGCAATGATCCGCTACCTTTCAACCCAACCCACGGAACAAATGGCAAAACTACAAGCACTCTATTTTAGCTTTGCGAGCTGTATTTTTATGGCGTTGTTTACCTTTATCGCAGGCTTGGTCTATCAAGTTTCGCCAACAGGTAGCTTCTGGCTAATGGTGCTGTTTGCATTGCCTGCGGTTTTTATTGTGCCGAAGAGATTTAATGTAAAACTATAA
- the proC gene encoding pyrroline-5-carboxylate reductase translates to MQHKKIAFIGAGNMAFAIISGLIKSGYPAEQIIARNKSNETRRSQLRAMGVQVDLSNLDAVTQADVVILAVKPQMMAEVCSEFAEVDFRAKWVISVAAGISVARLEQLLPTATNIVRTMPNTPSLIGEGIAGLFAKKSVDPTACQFAEQLLSAVGKCYWVDTEAEINQIIAITGSSPAYFFKFMEAMQDAAVKMGFSEQNARYLVQSVALGAAKMVVENPDVTLATLRENVTSKGGTTAQALAVFEQRELNATVEQAMNAAIKRAEEMEKSL, encoded by the coding sequence ATGCAACACAAAAAAATCGCCTTTATCGGTGCCGGTAATATGGCGTTTGCGATCATTTCAGGATTAATCAAAAGCGGTTATCCTGCCGAGCAAATCATCGCTCGTAATAAAAGCAATGAAACTCGTCGCTCGCAGTTAAGAGCAATGGGCGTTCAGGTGGATTTGTCTAACCTTGATGCTGTGACCCAAGCTGATGTGGTGATTTTGGCGGTCAAACCGCAGATGATGGCGGAAGTGTGCAGTGAGTTTGCAGAAGTGGATTTTAGGGCAAAATGGGTTATTTCCGTTGCGGCTGGGATTTCTGTTGCCCGTCTTGAGCAACTGTTACCAACGGCAACCAACATTGTTCGGACGATGCCGAATACACCATCGCTCATCGGTGAAGGCATAGCAGGATTATTTGCAAAAAAATCGGTAGATCCGACCGCTTGTCAATTTGCGGAACAGCTACTGTCTGCGGTAGGCAAATGTTATTGGGTAGATACAGAAGCGGAGATCAACCAAATTATTGCCATCACAGGCTCTAGCCCAGCCTACTTCTTTAAGTTTATGGAAGCCATGCAAGACGCAGCGGTTAAAATGGGTTTTAGTGAACAAAATGCCCGTTATTTAGTGCAATCGGTGGCTTTAGGGGCAGCAAAAATGGTGGTGGAAAATCCAGATGTCACCTTGGCAACCTTACGCGAAAATGTCACCTCAAAAGGCGGTACAACGGCTCAGGCGTTGGCGGTATTTGAACAGCGTGAGCTAAATGCAACCGTTGAACAGGCGATGAATGCGGCAATTAAACGTGCAGAAGAGATGGAAAAATCCCTATGA